In the bacterium genome, one interval contains:
- the lnt gene encoding apolipoprotein N-acyltransferase, with translation MSGDHVPKGGPFLRRAGVPLLAGLLAGFSFPPSPLWPLAFPALALLLRELDRGRAFGAAFLAGLAYHLVVVSWIGLNSDPPPLLAALSAAGAVTWLAFLWGLAGAGHAWLRRRLGPVALWLLPPLVVSLDWLVEGTEMGFPWALLGATQVDNPLLRPLAALGGMHAMTLALLLGAVLLLRLWRPIGRRRPLWIGAALWLLAIPLLGWLGRGDTRDTGRVVEVLLVQADIDPVAKWSNPWTATVERHVELTREGLAAGARPDLVIWPETAIPTRLRHRPRLVAQLADFCRQHGTALLAGASDEEVDGMGEERPYNGSFLVTAAGLGEAYHKVQLVPFGERVPGQRWIPALGRINMGQAEFAPGKRRTAGRLPLAAGDTLRFGWSICFEGNFATLARDMVKSGAELLTNQTNDAWFGTSRELDQHLAVARLRAVETGRWLVRAGNNGYSGAVAPDGRVSQVLPKGVAGTLSLQVPLRTGETFYTWAGDLLPRLCLLLLTWGTLMAVVQGRRRRG, from the coding sequence ATGAGCGGCGACCACGTCCCGAAGGGCGGACCTTTCCTCCGGCGCGCCGGGGTTCCCCTCCTGGCCGGCCTGCTGGCGGGCTTCTCCTTTCCGCCCTCCCCCCTCTGGCCCCTTGCCTTTCCCGCGCTGGCCCTGCTTCTACGGGAGCTGGATCGGGGCCGGGCCTTCGGCGCCGCCTTTCTCGCCGGCCTCGCCTATCATCTCGTCGTCGTCTCGTGGATCGGGCTGAACAGCGATCCACCACCGCTGCTGGCGGCCCTCAGCGCCGCCGGCGCCGTGACGTGGCTGGCCTTTCTCTGGGGTCTGGCCGGCGCCGGGCATGCCTGGCTGCGCCGCCGCCTTGGTCCCGTCGCCCTGTGGCTGCTTCCACCTCTCGTGGTCAGCCTGGACTGGCTGGTGGAAGGCACCGAGATGGGCTTTCCCTGGGCCCTGCTGGGAGCCACCCAGGTGGACAACCCCCTCCTGCGGCCCCTCGCCGCCCTGGGCGGGATGCATGCCATGACCCTTGCCCTGCTGCTGGGCGCCGTTCTCCTGCTGCGCCTATGGCGGCCCATCGGGCGGCGGAGGCCGCTCTGGATCGGGGCGGCCCTCTGGCTGCTGGCCATCCCGCTCCTGGGCTGGCTGGGTCGCGGCGACACGCGGGACACAGGGCGGGTGGTGGAGGTGCTGCTGGTGCAGGCGGACATCGATCCCGTGGCCAAATGGAGCAATCCGTGGACGGCCACGGTGGAGCGCCACGTGGAGCTGACCCGCGAAGGCCTGGCCGCCGGCGCCCGCCCGGACCTCGTCATCTGGCCCGAGACGGCCATTCCCACCCGCCTGCGCCACCGGCCGCGCCTGGTCGCCCAACTGGCGGACTTCTGCCGGCAGCACGGCACGGCGCTGCTGGCCGGCGCCAGCGACGAGGAAGTGGACGGCATGGGGGAAGAGAGACCCTACAACGGCAGCTTCCTGGTCACGGCCGCCGGCCTCGGGGAGGCCTACCACAAGGTGCAGCTCGTCCCCTTCGGCGAGCGCGTGCCCGGCCAGCGCTGGATCCCGGCCCTGGGACGCATCAACATGGGCCAGGCGGAATTCGCCCCCGGGAAGCGCCGCACGGCGGGCCGCCTGCCCCTGGCGGCGGGCGACACCCTGCGCTTTGGCTGGAGCATCTGTTTCGAGGGGAACTTCGCCACCCTGGCGCGGGACATGGTGAAGAGCGGGGCGGAGCTGCTCACCAACCAGACCAATGACGCCTGGTTCGGCACCAGCCGGGAGCTGGACCAGCACCTGGCCGTGGCCCGCCTGCGTGCCGTGGAGACGGGTCGCTGGCTGGTGCGGGCCGGCAACAACGGCTACAGTGGCGCCGTGGCGCCGGATGGTCGCGTCAGCCAGGTCCTGCCCAAGGGAGTGGCCGGGACACTGTCCCTGCAAGTGCCGCTACGCACTGGCGAGACCTTTTATACCTGGGCGGGCGATCTCCTGCCGCGCCTCTGTCTATTGCTGCTCACCTGGGGCACGCTCATGGCCGTCGTCCAGGGGCGCCGGAGACGAGGATGA
- the ruvX gene encoding Holliday junction resolvase RuvX, whose product MSRVLGLDYGTVRVGVALSDESGQLARPLLTLDARAGLVERLRVLAAEHGVRRVVLGRPLRSRGEPGTLDGAILHFAEVLRGLGLEVVLWDEGGSSLRADELMRQASGRRGAATPVQVRRRRREGERDRGAAAVLLQDYLDHHAGQAAEDGGGDRP is encoded by the coding sequence ATGAGCCGGGTGCTGGGCCTGGACTACGGCACGGTGCGGGTGGGGGTCGCCCTCAGCGACGAATCCGGGCAGCTGGCGCGGCCCCTGCTCACGCTGGACGCCCGTGCCGGCCTGGTGGAGCGCCTGCGGGTCCTGGCCGCCGAGCATGGGGTGCGGCGCGTGGTGCTGGGGAGGCCGCTGCGCAGCCGCGGCGAGCCCGGCACCCTGGATGGGGCCATCCTGCATTTCGCCGAGGTGCTGCGCGGCCTGGGGCTCGAAGTGGTGCTGTGGGACGAAGGCGGCAGCAGTCTGCGGGCGGATGAGCTGATGCGCCAGGCCTCCGGGCGGCGGGGCGCCGCCACCCCCGTCCAAGTCCGGCGCCGGCGACGGGAGGGGGAGCGGGACCGCGGCGCCGCGGCGGTGTTGCTGCAGGATTACCTGGATCATCACGCCGGACAAGCGGCGGAGGACGGCGGAGGGGATCGTCCATGA